In Bryobacteraceae bacterium, the following proteins share a genomic window:
- a CDS encoding DUF1549 and DUF1553 domain-containing protein: MNGRSLSAIAAAVCVLAAAEVAPTEKYSERERKHWSLRAREAVTPPEGAAHPIDAFVRAKLAAAGMRPAPLADPATLIRRVTFDLTGLPPSPADVDAFVKEPSPEAYEKLVDRLLASHAYAEKWAKHWLDVVRFAETDGFEYDTHRTDAWRYRDYVVASFHADKPYDQFVREQLAGDEMGAGNEELRVASGFQRLGALRKNAGNQEVASSRNEVLTEMTNIVGAAYLGMTIGCARCHDHKFDPIRQKDYYRIQAFFAPTRDADVPLYTADEKQAWDARKKEHDGKIKDLRSKMKDLSGEEKGKMLGQIRALEEQSPEPLPALYSVSNDFEKPAEIHVLARGDYRNKGDRVGMRTLGVLLPDGAPELAPDTKTPRTELANWVTAPDNPLTARVMVNRMWHYHFGRGIVSTPNDFGRMGGRPSHPELLDWLANEFVAGGWRMKPLHKLIVTSETYRQASVSPIEKQASEKDPENALLWKHSRRRLTAEEIRDGMLAVSGRLNTKAGGPSVITPVDQALVDLLYKPSQWAVTEDASEHDRRSIYLMHKRNLRLPMMEVFDAPDYQISCPKRESSTHAPQALELLNGEFANSLAKSLATRLDREARTPPEQVELAYRLAAGRSPTAKEKQLALRFLERQPLKEFALAVLNINAFLYVN, encoded by the coding sequence ATGAATGGTCGAAGTCTGTCCGCGATTGCGGCCGCCGTCTGTGTCCTCGCGGCCGCCGAGGTGGCTCCCACCGAGAAATATTCGGAGCGGGAGCGAAAGCACTGGTCGCTTCGCGCGCGCGAGGCGGTGACTCCACCGGAGGGCGCGGCGCATCCGATCGACGCGTTTGTGCGGGCGAAGCTTGCCGCAGCGGGGATGCGCCCGGCGCCGCTCGCCGACCCGGCCACGCTGATCCGCCGGGTGACGTTCGATCTGACAGGGCTGCCGCCGTCGCCGGCGGACGTGGATGCGTTCGTGAAGGAACCATCGCCCGAGGCCTATGAGAAGCTCGTCGACCGTCTGCTCGCCTCGCACGCCTATGCCGAGAAGTGGGCCAAGCACTGGCTCGACGTGGTGCGCTTCGCCGAGACCGACGGTTTCGAGTACGACACGCATCGGACGGATGCCTGGCGTTATCGCGATTACGTGGTCGCATCGTTCCACGCCGACAAGCCGTACGACCAGTTCGTGCGCGAACAACTCGCCGGCGATGAGATGGGCGCGGGGAACGAAGAGCTGCGCGTGGCGTCCGGCTTCCAGCGGCTGGGGGCGCTGCGGAAGAACGCGGGCAACCAGGAAGTGGCGTCGAGCCGGAACGAAGTGCTCACCGAGATGACCAACATCGTCGGCGCGGCGTACCTCGGGATGACGATCGGCTGCGCGCGCTGCCACGACCACAAGTTCGACCCGATCCGCCAAAAAGACTACTACCGGATTCAGGCGTTCTTCGCGCCGACGCGCGACGCCGATGTCCCGCTCTATACGGCCGATGAAAAGCAGGCGTGGGATGCGCGAAAGAAGGAGCACGACGGGAAGATCAAAGATCTGCGGTCGAAGATGAAAGACCTCTCCGGCGAAGAGAAGGGCAAGATGCTGGGGCAGATCCGCGCGCTCGAGGAACAGTCGCCGGAGCCGCTACCGGCGCTCTACTCCGTTTCGAACGACTTCGAGAAACCGGCGGAGATCCACGTGCTAGCCCGCGGCGACTATCGCAATAAGGGCGATCGGGTGGGCATGCGGACGCTCGGTGTGCTGCTTCCCGACGGCGCTCCTGAGCTTGCGCCGGATACGAAGACTCCGCGCACCGAACTGGCCAACTGGGTGACCGCGCCCGACAATCCGCTGACGGCGCGCGTGATGGTGAATCGCATGTGGCACTATCATTTCGGGCGCGGGATCGTTTCGACGCCGAACGATTTCGGACGCATGGGCGGACGCCCGTCGCACCCAGAACTGCTCGACTGGCTGGCGAACGAGTTCGTGGCCGGCGGGTGGCGCATGAAGCCGCTGCACAAGCTGATCGTCACGAGCGAGACGTACCGGCAGGCTTCTGTTTCTCCGATTGAGAAGCAGGCTTCCGAGAAGGATCCGGAGAACGCTCTATTGTGGAAGCATTCGCGGCGGCGCTTGACGGCGGAGGAGATCCGCGACGGGATGCTGGCGGTTTCCGGGCGGTTGAACACAAAGGCCGGCGGGCCGAGCGTGATCACCCCGGTGGACCAGGCGCTGGTGGACCTGCTGTACAAACCGTCGCAGTGGGCGGTGACCGAAGACGCCTCCGAGCACGACCGGCGGAGCATTTACCTGATGCACAAGCGCAACCTGCGGCTTCCGATGATGGAGGTGTTCGACGCGCCGGATTATCAGATTTCGTGCCCGAAGCGGGAGTCATCGACGCACGCGCCGCAGGCGCTCGAGCTGCTGAACGGTGAGTTCGCCAACAGCCTGGCGAAGTCCCTGGCGACGCGGCTGGACCGCGAGGCGCGGACGCCGCCGGAGCAGGTGGAGCTTGCGTACCGGCTGGCGGCCGGGCGCTCGCCGACGGCCAAGGAGAAGCAACTGGCGCTACGGTTCCTCGAGAGGCAACCTTTGAAAGAGTTCGCCCTCGCCGTGCTCAACATCAACGCGTTTCTGTATGTGAACTGA
- a CDS encoding Ig-like domain-containing protein, which yields MQLTKRLAAVLAAAFLIASTAAFGQRVEENSQVFTYQGTWVPTTDAGASGGSYMTTSVVSSSVSFEVKGQSFAMYRRLGPDGGYVSVTIDDQFTGFWSFYLQEVRWQAPAYIDLSGYGAGPHKVKLTVQSFKPSEMAGTSFSIDAIEEPAPAFMPTAVQRQALEYDNTLRAGMGLPPARLAASTNLAAQGHADYLARNGIGAAHEEAPGKAGFFGLEDFERQQYFGGLEPAGEVVIVGTDPMAAIDGFLATVFHRTPFMDYTADDFGSGTNTSTVVNFGRSQPVKYPATRLLTAYPWDGATGVPVSWHGGETPLPLPNEERPFGYPVSIFVNQPRTPTQGTATTPFTATLRTADGADVPVHLLSKANDTRMNQRAFFAVPKAPLAAGVTYTANFSGTDENGNAFAKEWKFTTAGGTTPTPTPTPTPTPTPTPDPIEGGRLSPGKTLSPNESILSPNRQYRLIYTNGDLVLYRVADNFKVWSAEKAGSKPGIVVMQTDGNLVMYADSNALWHSATYGPGRENSTLLVRDDGKLAIVTSIGLTVWENGVATPVQVTPAERSSLIPGASLLKGQSLFNVNRTHELIYQEDGNLVLYQLKPRAALWATNTVDKPADRVCMQVDGNLVMYGPKGEVHFATGTNSVENQYSELILQTDGKLVMIRAGGTQVWPK from the coding sequence ATGCAACTGACCAAACGGCTCGCGGCCGTCCTGGCCGCCGCGTTCCTGATTGCTTCCACTGCCGCCTTCGGCCAAAGAGTCGAAGAGAACAGTCAAGTGTTTACCTACCAAGGCACGTGGGTCCCAACGACCGATGCTGGCGCCTCCGGCGGGTCGTACATGACCACGAGTGTCGTTTCAAGCAGCGTAAGTTTCGAAGTCAAGGGACAGAGCTTCGCGATGTACCGTAGGCTCGGCCCTGACGGCGGCTACGTGTCAGTAACGATCGACGATCAGTTTACGGGCTTTTGGTCGTTCTACCTTCAGGAAGTCCGGTGGCAGGCGCCGGCCTACATTGACCTGAGCGGATACGGAGCCGGGCCGCACAAAGTGAAACTGACGGTGCAGAGTTTCAAGCCGAGCGAGATGGCGGGTACGTCGTTTTCGATCGACGCTATCGAGGAACCCGCTCCGGCGTTCATGCCTACCGCGGTGCAACGGCAGGCGCTCGAATACGACAACACCCTGCGAGCCGGCATGGGGCTGCCGCCGGCGCGGCTGGCGGCATCGACGAACCTGGCGGCACAGGGTCACGCGGACTATCTGGCGAGAAACGGCATCGGCGCCGCCCACGAAGAGGCGCCCGGCAAGGCGGGGTTCTTTGGTTTGGAAGACTTCGAACGGCAGCAGTACTTCGGAGGCCTGGAGCCGGCGGGTGAGGTGGTGATTGTGGGGACCGATCCGATGGCGGCGATTGACGGGTTCCTGGCGACGGTCTTCCATCGAACGCCGTTCATGGACTACACGGCCGACGATTTCGGCAGTGGAACGAATACGAGCACCGTGGTCAACTTCGGCCGGTCGCAACCAGTCAAGTATCCGGCTACTCGTCTTCTGACGGCCTATCCCTGGGATGGCGCAACCGGAGTGCCGGTGTCGTGGCATGGCGGGGAGACGCCGCTCCCGCTGCCGAATGAAGAGCGGCCGTTCGGCTACCCCGTCTCGATATTCGTGAATCAACCGCGGACACCCACGCAGGGCACGGCGACGACGCCTTTCACGGCAACGCTGCGGACGGCGGACGGGGCCGACGTTCCGGTCCATTTGCTGAGCAAAGCGAATGACACCAGAATGAACCAGAGAGCGTTTTTCGCGGTTCCGAAGGCGCCCTTGGCGGCGGGAGTTACCTATACGGCCAACTTCTCCGGGACCGACGAGAATGGAAACGCGTTCGCCAAGGAATGGAAGTTCACGACGGCGGGCGGGACGACGCCGACTCCAACCCCTACACCGACTCCGACGCCCACTCCAACCCCGGACCCGATTGAGGGCGGAAGGCTGAGCCCCGGTAAAACGCTGTCGCCGAACGAGTCGATCCTCTCGCCCAATCGCCAGTACAGGCTGATCTATACGAACGGCGATCTGGTGCTTTATCGGGTGGCGGACAACTTCAAGGTTTGGTCGGCGGAGAAGGCAGGCAGCAAGCCGGGGATCGTGGTGATGCAGACGGACGGCAATCTCGTGATGTACGCGGACAGCAACGCGCTATGGCACTCCGCCACTTACGGACCGGGACGAGAGAACAGCACGCTGCTGGTGCGCGACGACGGGAAGTTGGCGATTGTGACGTCGATCGGGTTGACGGTTTGGGAGAACGGCGTGGCGACGCCGGTGCAGGTGACGCCGGCGGAGCGTTCGAGCCTGATTCCGGGGGCGTCGCTGTTGAAGGGGCAATCGTTGTTCAATGTGAACCGGACGCACGAGCTGATCTATCAGGAGGATGGGAACCTGGTGTTGTATCAACTGAAGCCCCGCGCGGCGCTTTGGGCGACGAACACGGTAGACAAGCCGGCGGACCGGGTTTGCATGCAAGTTGACGGCAACCTGGTGATGTATGGACCGAAGGGCGAGGTGCACTTTGCGACGGGTACGAACTCAGTGGAGAATCAGTACAGCGAGTTGATCCTGCAGACGGATGGGAAGCTGGTGATGATCCGGGCGGGCGGGACGCAGGTCTGGCCGAAGTAG
- a CDS encoding DUF1592 domain-containing protein, translating to MKVFLAALAVAVPATMVAEVSEADLEKQFGTQVKPFVAAYCTACHGAKNPAAQFDLAQYGTMADTVRDHSRWALAAEKLKAHEMPPKGLKQPPEADREAVIAWVEQMRDVEARKNAGDPGPVLVRRLSNAEYNYTIRDLTGVDMKPTREFPVDPANPSGFDNTGESLSMSPALLNKYLQAARDVASHLFLGMNGIGFAPHPMLAESDREKYTIIRIVDFYKRQPTDLADYFQAAWRYKHRAALEKPDATLADFAAEVKISPKYLPMVRGILEDPMEEVGPIARLRSMWRMLPSPEHKQMELVREGCVKMRDWTMRVRKLTMALYRSPKVTGLSGTSQPLMNWKLRAFAAHRRDFDPKALLAEGEPPPEMPIMPRAGGVPTEDQVGLRNEALMVRARFADPDLIVPAGQRERYETAWTKFASVFPDAFYISERGRFYPDDSEDKGRLLSAGFHNVMGYFRDDTPLQELILDDKGREELDRLWLEFDTVGDQTTRTYVQFFFNQSGEIDGRGRESGSFRPGDEAVTSEKVIFSIRELYLAKAAEGGEELSKEAITEHFRRVNATIRAVEKARLDAEPVHLDTLADFAARAWRRPVTGGERDAMITYYKSLRTESSLSHEEAMREMIVYVLMSPDFCYRIESLEKPPAKVEVSRAKPGRRKAEPAPAPKMVPLSNNALASRLSYLLWSSLPDQQLLDAAVKGELTKPEALMSQARRMLKDKRSLALATEFGGNLFDFRHFENHNAVDRTRFPDFTNELREAMFQEPIHLLDDVIRNDRSMLDLLYGKDTFVNRVLAKHYGIEDQRLFRRGSRGWAKVEDARKYGRGGILPMAVFLTRNSPGNRTSPVKRGYWVAKTVLGEVIPPPPPSVPELPSDEAQMNLPLRQMLAKHRENPACAGCHARFDGFGLAFEGYGPVGEHRTQDLGGRPVDAKAEYPGGGEGDGLDGLVAYIKAHREKDFVDNLCRKALAYALSRGLQLSDEPLIGEMKKAFVSGGYRFSVLMETVIGSPQFLNQRGPGFGERSRSDGERPKTVARRDGGD from the coding sequence TTGAAAGTATTTCTGGCCGCGCTGGCGGTAGCTGTGCCCGCCACAATGGTGGCCGAAGTGTCCGAAGCGGACCTCGAGAAGCAGTTCGGAACGCAGGTGAAGCCGTTCGTGGCGGCCTATTGCACGGCCTGCCATGGCGCGAAGAATCCGGCGGCGCAGTTCGACCTTGCCCAGTACGGCACGATGGCCGATACGGTGCGCGACCATTCGCGTTGGGCGTTGGCAGCCGAGAAGTTGAAGGCGCACGAGATGCCGCCAAAGGGGCTGAAGCAGCCGCCGGAGGCCGATCGCGAAGCCGTGATCGCGTGGGTGGAGCAGATGCGCGACGTCGAAGCGCGGAAGAACGCGGGCGATCCCGGTCCGGTGCTGGTGCGCCGGCTGAGCAACGCCGAGTACAACTACACGATCCGGGATTTGACGGGCGTCGACATGAAGCCGACGCGTGAGTTTCCGGTGGACCCGGCGAATCCGTCGGGCTTCGATAACACGGGCGAGTCGCTTTCGATGTCGCCGGCTCTGTTGAACAAATATCTGCAAGCCGCGCGCGACGTGGCGAGCCACCTTTTCCTCGGCATGAACGGGATCGGCTTCGCGCCGCACCCGATGCTTGCCGAGAGCGATCGGGAAAAGTACACGATCATCCGGATCGTCGACTTCTACAAGCGCCAGCCCACCGACCTCGCCGATTACTTCCAGGCCGCGTGGCGCTACAAGCACCGCGCCGCGCTCGAGAAACCGGACGCGACTCTGGCCGATTTCGCCGCGGAGGTGAAGATTAGCCCGAAGTACCTGCCGATGGTCCGGGGCATTCTCGAGGACCCGATGGAAGAGGTGGGCCCGATCGCGCGCCTGCGATCGATGTGGCGCATGCTGCCTTCGCCGGAGCACAAGCAGATGGAGCTTGTGCGCGAGGGGTGCGTGAAGATGCGGGACTGGACGATGCGTGTCCGAAAGCTCACGATGGCGCTCTACCGGAGCCCGAAGGTGACCGGCCTCTCGGGCACATCGCAGCCGCTGATGAACTGGAAGCTGCGGGCGTTTGCGGCGCACCGGCGGGACTTCGATCCGAAAGCGCTGCTGGCGGAAGGCGAGCCGCCGCCGGAGATGCCGATCATGCCGCGCGCCGGCGGCGTACCTACGGAGGACCAGGTGGGTCTGCGCAACGAGGCGCTGATGGTGCGGGCGCGATTCGCCGATCCGGACCTGATAGTCCCGGCGGGCCAGCGCGAACGGTACGAAACGGCGTGGACGAAGTTCGCGAGCGTGTTTCCAGACGCCTTCTACATCAGCGAGCGTGGGCGATTCTACCCGGACGATTCCGAGGACAAGGGGCGGCTGCTGAGCGCGGGGTTCCACAACGTGATGGGCTATTTCCGCGACGATACGCCGCTGCAGGAGCTGATTCTCGATGACAAGGGCCGCGAGGAGCTCGACCGGCTGTGGCTCGAGTTTGACACGGTGGGCGACCAGACGACGCGGACCTACGTCCAGTTCTTCTTCAACCAGAGCGGTGAGATCGATGGGCGTGGGCGCGAGTCCGGCAGCTTCCGTCCCGGCGACGAAGCGGTCACTTCGGAAAAAGTCATCTTCAGCATCCGCGAGCTCTACCTGGCGAAGGCGGCCGAGGGCGGCGAGGAGTTGTCGAAGGAGGCGATCACGGAGCATTTCCGGCGTGTGAACGCAACCATCCGCGCGGTGGAGAAAGCGCGGCTCGATGCCGAGCCGGTGCATTTGGATACGCTTGCCGATTTCGCCGCCCGGGCCTGGCGCCGGCCGGTCACGGGCGGCGAACGCGACGCGATGATCACCTACTATAAGTCGCTGCGGACGGAGAGCAGCCTCAGCCACGAGGAAGCGATGCGGGAAATGATCGTCTACGTGCTGATGTCGCCGGACTTTTGCTACCGGATCGAATCGCTCGAGAAGCCGCCGGCCAAAGTGGAGGTTTCGCGGGCGAAGCCAGGGCGGCGGAAGGCCGAGCCCGCGCCGGCGCCGAAGATGGTTCCACTTTCGAACAACGCGTTGGCGAGCCGGCTCAGCTACCTGTTGTGGTCGAGCCTGCCCGACCAGCAGTTGCTCGACGCGGCAGTGAAGGGCGAGTTGACAAAGCCCGAAGCGCTGATGAGCCAGGCGCGGCGCATGTTGAAGGACAAACGGTCCCTCGCGCTGGCGACGGAGTTTGGCGGCAATCTCTTCGATTTCCGGCACTTCGAGAACCACAACGCGGTGGATCGGACACGCTTCCCGGACTTCACCAACGAACTGCGGGAGGCGATGTTCCAGGAGCCGATTCACCTGCTGGACGACGTGATCCGCAACGACCGTTCGATGCTCGATCTGCTCTACGGGAAAGACACCTTCGTGAACCGCGTGCTGGCGAAGCACTACGGGATCGAGGACCAGCGCTTGTTCCGCCGCGGCAGCAGGGGCTGGGCGAAGGTGGAAGACGCGCGCAAGTATGGGCGGGGCGGCATTCTTCCGATGGCGGTATTCCTGACGCGCAACTCGCCGGGGAACCGGACATCGCCGGTGAAGCGCGGCTATTGGGTGGCGAAGACGGTGCTTGGGGAGGTGATCCCGCCGCCGCCGCCCTCGGTGCCGGAACTGCCGAGCGATGAGGCGCAGATGAACCTGCCGCTGCGGCAGATGCTGGCGAAGCACCGTGAGAATCCGGCGTGCGCCGGGTGCCATGCGCGGTTCGACGGGTTCGGGCTGGCGTTTGAGGGCTACGGTCCGGTGGGCGAGCATCGCACGCAGGATCTGGGAGGGCGGCCCGTGGATGCGAAGGCGGAGTACCCGGGAGGCGGAGAAGGCGACGGGCTGGACGGGCTGGTTGCCTACATCAAGGCGCATCGCGAGAAGGATTTCGTCGACAACTTGTGCCGGAAGGCGCTGGCCTATGCGTTGAGCCGCGGCTTACAGCTTTCCGACGAGCCGCTGATCGGCGAGATGAAGAAGGCGTTCGTGTCAGGCGGGTATCGGTTCTCGGTTTTGATGGAGACGGTGATCGGCAGCCCGCAGTTTCTCAACCAGCGGGGGCCGGGTTTTGGCGAGCGGAGCCGCAGCGACGGTGAGAGGCCGAAGACGGTGGCCCGGCGGGACGGGGGCGACTGA
- a CDS encoding NADP-dependent isocitrate dehydrogenase, whose protein sequence is MAKIKVKNPVVEMDGDEMTRIIWQRIRERLILPYLDIDLKYYDLSIQKRDETNDQITVDSANATRQYGVAVKCATITPDEARVKEFGLKQMWRSPNGTIRNILDGAIFREPIVCKNVPRLVPHWNTPVVVARHGFGDQYRAQDFAFPGAGALKISFTPADGGETIEREIIQTKGPGVTMGMFNLDSSISGFARACFNYALNRNYPVYLSTKNTILKVYDGRFKNLFQEIFDAEFKTAFNAKGLTYEHRLIDDMVAANMKWNGGYLWACKNYDGDVQSDTVAQGYGSLGLMTSVLMSPDGKTIEAEAAHGTVTRHYRLHQQGKETSTNPIASIFAWTRGLQARGRMDETPEVVRFAETLEEVCVGVVESGRMTKDLAILIRPDHPYLSTEAFMDAIDNDLKSRLA, encoded by the coding sequence ATGGCCAAAATCAAGGTGAAGAACCCCGTCGTCGAGATGGACGGGGATGAGATGACACGAATCATCTGGCAGCGGATTCGTGAACGCCTGATTCTTCCCTACCTCGATATCGACCTCAAATACTACGATCTCTCCATCCAGAAGCGCGACGAGACCAATGACCAGATCACGGTCGACTCCGCCAACGCCACCAGGCAGTACGGCGTCGCCGTCAAGTGCGCCACCATCACCCCCGACGAGGCCCGCGTGAAGGAATTCGGACTCAAGCAGATGTGGCGCAGCCCCAACGGCACCATCCGCAACATCCTCGACGGCGCCATCTTCCGCGAACCCATCGTCTGCAAGAACGTCCCCCGTCTCGTCCCCCACTGGAACACTCCCGTCGTCGTCGCCCGCCACGGCTTCGGCGACCAGTACCGCGCGCAGGATTTCGCCTTCCCCGGCGCCGGCGCCCTCAAGATCAGCTTCACCCCCGCCGACGGCGGCGAAACCATCGAGCGCGAAATCATCCAGACCAAAGGCCCCGGCGTCACCATGGGCATGTTCAACCTCGACAGCTCCATCTCCGGCTTCGCCCGCGCCTGCTTCAACTACGCCCTCAACCGCAACTATCCCGTCTACCTCTCGACCAAGAACACCATCCTCAAGGTCTACGACGGCCGCTTCAAGAACCTCTTCCAGGAAATCTTCGACGCCGAGTTCAAAACCGCCTTCAACGCCAAGGGACTCACTTACGAACACCGCCTGATCGACGACATGGTCGCCGCCAACATGAAGTGGAACGGCGGCTATCTCTGGGCGTGCAAGAACTACGACGGCGACGTCCAGTCCGACACCGTCGCCCAGGGCTACGGCTCACTCGGACTCATGACAAGCGTGCTCATGTCTCCCGACGGCAAAACCATCGAAGCCGAAGCCGCCCACGGCACCGTCACCCGACACTACCGCCTTCACCAACAGGGCAAGGAAACTTCCACCAACCCCATCGCCTCCATCTTCGCCTGGACCCGCGGCCTCCAAGCCCGCGGACGCATGGACGAAACTCCCGAGGTGGTCCGCTTCGCCGAAACCCTCGAAGAAGTCTGCGTCGGCGTCGTCGAATCCGGCCGCATGACCAAGGACCTCGCTATTCTCATTCGGCCCGACCATCCCTACCTGTCCACCGAGGCCTTCATGGACGCCATCGACAACGATCTCAAGTCGCGCCTCGCGTAG
- a CDS encoding YqgE/AlgH family protein produces the protein MRSAALIAVLALLAAAKAETHADPRDLAKGRLLIAARDLADPNFAETVVLLTGYGPDGAAGLVITRPSRLTIADLFERTESPRGEERVWRGGPVQRTGMLALLRAKRGPEGAQTVLPGIHLLTSRESLETALGTSEGTLKVFLGYAGWGGGQLEHEVELGTWHILNPRPDDIFAPDTSTLWERLARRMERRIARLHRRPERTRFRHTSIDGQTAARMVRGRRR, from the coding sequence GTGCGCAGCGCCGCCCTCATCGCCGTCCTCGCCCTGCTCGCGGCCGCCAAGGCGGAAACCCACGCCGACCCGCGGGACTTGGCCAAGGGCCGGCTGCTGATCGCGGCGCGGGATCTGGCCGATCCGAACTTCGCGGAGACGGTGGTGCTGCTCACCGGCTACGGTCCGGACGGGGCGGCGGGACTGGTGATCACGAGGCCGTCGCGACTGACGATCGCCGATCTGTTTGAGCGGACGGAATCGCCGCGCGGCGAAGAACGGGTGTGGCGGGGCGGGCCGGTGCAGCGAACGGGAATGCTGGCGCTGCTGCGGGCGAAGCGGGGTCCGGAGGGGGCGCAAACGGTGCTGCCGGGCATCCACCTGCTCACCTCGCGCGAATCGCTCGAAACGGCGCTGGGAACTTCGGAAGGCACGCTCAAGGTGTTCCTCGGCTATGCCGGTTGGGGCGGAGGTCAGCTCGAGCACGAGGTGGAGCTGGGCACTTGGCACATTCTGAATCCCCGGCCGGACGACATCTTCGCGCCCGATACGTCGACGCTGTGGGAGCGGCTGGCGCGGCGGATGGAGCGCCGGATCGCACGGCTGCACCGGCGGCCCGAGCGGACGCGATTCAGACATACATCCATTGATGGTCAGACGGCGGCCCGCATGGTACGCGGCCGACGGCGCTGA